In Mongoliitalea daihaiensis, one DNA window encodes the following:
- a CDS encoding metallophosphoesterase family protein, which yields MVKVALISDSHGYMDEQIIRHCSDVDEIWHAGDIGNIQILKELPKNVILRVITGNIDDQDARMIYPEFLSFSIEGLTIGLLHIAGKPPRYAKGVKQLIQREGLQVLVCGHSHICKVEFDSTLQCLYMNPGAIGQQGFHQIRTLLKFEIQGGKIQHLRVVELGKRGR from the coding sequence TTGGTAAAAGTTGCATTGATTTCGGACTCTCATGGATATATGGATGAGCAAATTATCCGACATTGCTCGGATGTCGATGAAATTTGGCATGCCGGAGACATCGGAAACATTCAGATTTTAAAGGAGCTACCCAAGAATGTCATATTGAGAGTAATTACTGGAAATATAGACGATCAGGATGCCAGAATGATTTATCCTGAATTTCTTTCTTTTTCCATAGAAGGGCTAACCATAGGATTGTTGCATATAGCGGGGAAGCCTCCTCGCTATGCAAAGGGAGTCAAGCAGTTGATACAGCGAGAAGGCCTGCAAGTATTGGTTTGTGGACATTCTCATATTTGCAAGGTGGAATTTGATTCTACTTTGCAATGCTTGTATATGAATCCTGGAGCTATCGGGCAGCAAGGATTTCATCAGATTCGTACCTTATTGAAATTTGAAATTCAAGGAGGTAAAATTCAGCACTTACGCGTAGTGGAGCTGGGTAAGCGCGGTAGATAA
- a CDS encoding rhodanese-like domain-containing protein, with product MENQVKFHQILQKLVPLTLLCLLLAFQGFAQQAAPSLSPDAFEAAAKKKKKAVILDIRTPQEVESGYIADADFIDFLAENFEEELKSLDKKKTYYVYCRSAKRTIPATEKMKELGFKKVYMLEGGLNNWVSSGKEIVTKQE from the coding sequence ATGGAAAATCAAGTCAAATTTCACCAAATCCTCCAAAAACTTGTACCACTTACACTTCTGTGCTTACTCTTAGCCTTTCAAGGTTTTGCGCAACAGGCTGCCCCCTCACTTAGCCCTGATGCATTTGAAGCTGCAGCAAAGAAAAAGAAAAAAGCTGTAATTTTAGACATTAGAACACCACAAGAAGTGGAAAGTGGCTACATAGCAGACGCTGATTTCATAGATTTTTTAGCAGAAAATTTTGAAGAAGAGCTGAAAAGTCTGGATAAAAAAAAGACTTACTATGTGTATTGCCGCTCTGCCAAACGGACAATCCCCGCAACAGAAAAAATGAAAGAATTAGGCTTCAAAAAAGTCTACATGCTGGAAGGCGGATTAAATAATTGGGTAAGTTCGGGAAAGGAAATCGTCACAAAACAAGAATAA
- a CDS encoding pyruvate dehydrogenase complex E1 component subunit beta, which yields MRVIQFREALREAMSEEMRRDKNVFLMGEEVAEYNGAYKVSQGMLDEFGPDRVYDTPIAELGFAGLGVGAAMNGLRPIIEFMTFNFSLVAIDQIINSAAKMLAMSGGAYSVPIVFRGPTGNAGQLGATHSSNFENWFANTPGLKVVVPSNPYDAKGLLKASIRDNDPVIFMESELMYSDKGEVPEGEYLLPIGVADIKRKGTDVTIVSFGKMMKVALEAAEELAKDGVEAEVIDLRTVRPIDYAAVVNSVKKTNRCVVVEEANPLAAISSEIAYHLQRNAFDYLDAPVVRVNSMDVPLSYAPTYIDATIPNVKRTLEAVKQVMYK from the coding sequence ATGAGAGTTATCCAATTTAGAGAAGCATTAAGAGAAGCTATGTCCGAAGAAATGAGACGCGATAAAAACGTGTTCCTCATGGGTGAAGAAGTAGCTGAATATAATGGGGCCTACAAGGTATCCCAAGGTATGTTAGATGAGTTTGGGCCTGATAGAGTTTACGATACTCCGATTGCAGAACTTGGTTTTGCGGGTTTGGGAGTAGGCGCTGCGATGAATGGTTTAAGACCTATCATCGAATTCATGACCTTCAATTTTTCCTTGGTTGCAATTGATCAGATTATTAATTCAGCTGCGAAAATGTTAGCCATGTCTGGTGGTGCATACAGTGTTCCCATTGTATTCAGAGGTCCTACTGGTAACGCTGGGCAATTAGGCGCTACACACTCTTCCAACTTTGAAAACTGGTTTGCAAATACTCCAGGGTTGAAGGTGGTAGTCCCTTCCAATCCTTACGATGCTAAAGGCTTGCTAAAAGCATCCATCCGTGACAACGACCCTGTAATTTTCATGGAGTCTGAATTGATGTATTCTGATAAGGGTGAAGTACCTGAGGGCGAGTACCTACTACCCATTGGAGTAGCTGATATCAAAAGAAAAGGCACAGATGTGACCATCGTTTCCTTCGGTAAAATGATGAAAGTTGCACTAGAAGCAGCTGAAGAATTAGCAAAAGATGGCGTAGAAGCAGAGGTAATCGACTTACGAACTGTGAGACCTATTGATTATGCAGCGGTAGTAAATTCTGTAAAGAAAACCAACAGATGTGTGGTAGTAGAAGAAGCAAATCCTCTAGCGGCTATTTCCTCAGAAATCGCTTACCACTTGCAAAGAAATGCTTTTGATTATTTAGATGCTCCTGTAGTACGAGTAAATTCAATGGATGTTCCCTTGAGTTATGCACCTACTTACATCGATGCTACCATTCCAAACGTAAAACGTACCTTAGAAGCTGTGAAGCAGGTCATGTATAAGTAA
- a CDS encoding sugar phosphate isomerase/epimerase family protein: MDKFNSIILVLAMVSTQVLMACGAEKSTNEEVIEDSSSSQGGVALYTLREAMGQDPKATLQRVADQGYAYIEAAGYADGKFYGMEPEEFKAFVTSIGLMPKSTHMGGVTLENADEQIEDARNAGFTYFVIPVPPMGMFTYGPEGLGMKGSAEELVQILNTIGEKCSAAGLKLLYHNHDFEFVPREDGVILTDYILDNTDPAHVNFEIDLYWTVKAGADPLAYFDKYPGRFLVWHLKDMDEEGRFAPVGSGTIDFASILQQRAKAGMVHYFVEQDQMFDGMDPFESIQLSYQNISELGFN, from the coding sequence ATGGACAAATTTAATTCTATTATTTTAGTGCTTGCTATGGTAAGTACACAGGTTTTGATGGCTTGTGGAGCTGAAAAATCTACAAATGAGGAAGTTATAGAAGATAGCTCTTCCAGCCAAGGAGGCGTAGCATTGTACACCCTCCGTGAGGCAATGGGACAAGACCCCAAAGCTACGCTTCAGCGAGTCGCAGATCAAGGCTATGCTTATATTGAAGCAGCAGGTTATGCTGATGGTAAATTTTATGGCATGGAACCAGAAGAGTTTAAAGCTTTCGTAACCTCTATTGGATTGATGCCCAAAAGCACACATATGGGTGGCGTGACACTTGAAAATGCTGATGAACAAATTGAAGATGCAAGAAATGCGGGTTTCACTTATTTTGTCATTCCTGTCCCACCTATGGGTATGTTTACTTATGGCCCAGAAGGATTGGGGATGAAAGGAAGTGCGGAAGAACTGGTACAGATATTAAATACAATTGGTGAAAAATGTTCTGCTGCAGGCTTAAAGCTTTTATACCACAACCATGATTTTGAATTTGTACCTAGAGAAGATGGAGTGATTTTAACAGATTACATCTTAGACAATACAGATCCTGCGCATGTGAATTTTGAGATTGACTTATATTGGACTGTTAAGGCTGGAGCTGACCCATTGGCATATTTTGACAAGTATCCGGGTAGGTTCCTTGTCTGGCATTTGAAGGACATGGATGAGGAAGGTAGATTTGCTCCTGTAGGAAGTGGAACAATTGATTTTGCATCTATTCTTCAGCAGCGGGCAAAAGCAGGCATGGTTCATTATTTTGTAGAACAGGATCAAATGTTCGACGGGATGGACCCATTTGAATCCATTCAACTATCCTATCAAAATATCAGTGAACTAGGCTTTAATTAA
- a CDS encoding LOG family protein, translating to MIKDNPKSFSPLVNPEEEAFFAGPQTRWKEFKMILKIMIEFIRGFRMLHFVGPCVTVFGSARFEENDPFYKLAVRVGEEVSNMGFTVMTGGGPGIMEAANRGAKNVGGKSVGCNIILPFEQHPNPYLDKFMNFKYFFVRKVLLSKYSYAFVVMPGGFGTLDEFFEALTLMQTKVMRRFPVVLMCSEFHHHLYDYIQHLADYGTINKADLELFLMTDSIEEMETHIRKYAIDNFGLKRKNSVEANPLLGENS from the coding sequence ATGATTAAAGATAACCCCAAAAGTTTTTCACCCCTTGTAAACCCTGAAGAAGAAGCATTTTTTGCAGGACCTCAAACTAGGTGGAAAGAGTTTAAAATGATCCTAAAAATCATGATTGAATTCATTCGTGGCTTTCGAATGCTGCACTTCGTGGGACCTTGTGTAACTGTCTTTGGCTCGGCAAGATTTGAAGAAAATGACCCTTTTTACAAATTGGCTGTTCGGGTTGGCGAAGAAGTGAGCAACATGGGTTTTACAGTCATGACAGGAGGGGGACCAGGAATTATGGAAGCAGCTAATCGCGGCGCAAAAAATGTTGGAGGAAAATCGGTTGGCTGCAACATCATTCTACCTTTTGAGCAACATCCCAATCCCTACTTGGATAAATTCATGAATTTCAAATACTTTTTTGTTAGGAAGGTATTATTATCAAAATATAGCTACGCTTTTGTAGTGATGCCTGGTGGATTTGGAACCCTAGATGAGTTTTTTGAAGCATTGACCTTGATGCAAACCAAAGTGATGCGCAGATTTCCGGTAGTATTGATGTGTTCTGAGTTTCACCATCACCTTTATGATTACATTCAGCACCTGGCTGATTATGGTACGATCAATAAAGCTGATTTAGAATTGTTTTTGATGACTGACTCCATCGAAGAGATGGAAACTCATATCCGCAAGTATGCAATTGATAACTTTGGGTTGAAGCGAAAAAACTCGGTAGAAGCTAACCCATTGTTAGGCGAAAATAGCTAA
- a CDS encoding ZIP family metal transporter codes for MFEYLEEIALQLGPVKAALAATSFTWLMTALGASIVFLFRTINRAFFDTMLGFTGGVMIAASFWSLLNPSLEYAKEIFPTMHWLPVASGFLLGGLFIFALDKLLPHLHINFGSSEKEGIPTSWQKSTLLLLAITLHNIPEGLAIGILFGSASLGLEGASITAAVALAVGIGIQNIPEGMAVSMPLRRAGMSRRKSFWYGQLSAIVEPMAGVIGAVAVIYMKNILPFALSFAAGAMIFVVIEEVIPETQRDKYTDLAVLGFMIGFVVMMILDVAWA; via the coding sequence ATGTTTGAATATCTAGAAGAGATTGCCTTACAATTAGGTCCGGTAAAAGCAGCTTTAGCGGCTACCAGCTTTACTTGGTTGATGACTGCCTTGGGTGCTTCTATTGTATTCTTGTTTCGCACGATCAACCGTGCTTTTTTTGATACCATGCTAGGGTTTACGGGAGGGGTTATGATTGCAGCCAGTTTTTGGTCTTTGCTGAATCCAAGTTTGGAGTATGCGAAAGAAATCTTCCCAACTATGCATTGGCTTCCTGTTGCTTCTGGGTTCTTATTGGGAGGGCTTTTTATTTTTGCCTTGGATAAACTCTTGCCGCACTTACACATTAATTTTGGTAGTTCCGAAAAAGAAGGAATCCCAACTTCCTGGCAAAAATCCACCTTATTGTTATTGGCTATTACCTTGCACAATATTCCGGAAGGGCTTGCCATTGGGATTTTATTTGGATCGGCTTCTTTAGGTTTGGAAGGAGCAAGCATTACTGCTGCCGTAGCATTGGCAGTGGGTATTGGGATTCAAAATATCCCCGAGGGTATGGCTGTGTCTATGCCGCTCAGACGTGCGGGGATGAGTAGAAGAAAGAGTTTTTGGTATGGACAACTTTCTGCAATAGTGGAGCCAATGGCTGGGGTTATTGGTGCTGTTGCTGTGATTTACATGAAAAACATCCTGCCTTTTGCATTGTCTTTTGCTGCAGGTGCTATGATTTTTGTAGTGATTGAGGAGGTGATTCCAGAAACCCAACGTGACAAATATACCGACCTTGCGGTACTAGGTTTTATGATTGGCTTTGTGGTGATGATGATTTTGGATGTAGCCTGGGCCTAA
- a CDS encoding DsrE family protein, with protein MKSLLLIVFFLVGFISFTHGQVISEAAHKIIYQLADGNVDVHDKFLRQLENVLNAAPNAQIEVVTHGMGIDLMRNEENPYTERINALVEKGVVFMVCENTMSQRKLQKTQFLGLSEFIPAGILEIVMKQEQGWIYIKAGI; from the coding sequence ATGAAAAGTTTATTATTAATAGTTTTTTTTCTTGTAGGTTTCATTTCTTTCACTCACGGACAGGTAATATCAGAAGCTGCACATAAAATCATTTACCAACTTGCAGACGGGAATGTTGATGTCCATGACAAATTCTTGAGACAGTTAGAAAATGTACTTAATGCAGCCCCCAATGCTCAGATTGAAGTGGTGACTCATGGTATGGGGATTGATTTGATGCGGAATGAAGAAAATCCCTACACAGAACGAATCAACGCATTGGTTGAAAAAGGGGTGGTATTTATGGTATGTGAGAATACAATGAGCCAACGAAAATTGCAGAAAACACAGTTTTTAGGCCTATCCGAATTTATTCCGGCTGGGATTCTGGAAATAGTGATGAAGCAGGAGCAAGGTTGGATTTACATAAAAGCAGGCATTTAA
- a CDS encoding TonB-dependent receptor plug domain-containing protein: protein MRILLILIAFTLSVASAFAQVVSVRDVQSNQALEFVVISSVSQQFFVQTNAAGKADITQLVKEGTQIQFRLFGYKSLVVSLEELQKLDFQVDLQASELTLQRAVVSATRWSQSRQQVPNKISQISQEDQYFLNPQTAADLLNISGDVFIQKSQQGGGSPMIRGFSTNRLLYAVDGVRMNTAIFRSGNLHNVISLDPFAIQNTEIFFGPGSIMYGSDAIGAVMSFETLKPIFQEQEVFEVTGNISVRGNTANQERTGHAHVIYGNHRWAGVTSISRYEFGDSRMGRRGPTEYLRPSFVQRIDGQDVLVVNPNPLLQVPSGYEQLNLMQKIGYKSRRNWTFQYAFHLSETSNFPRFDRLIRTRPNGLPSSAEWLYGPQIWSMHHLNVQHSNAVSRWYEQIAINLAYQRFEESRIDRNFNSSTRREREERVDAYSLNIDLVKTLSKNVKLFYGLEGVINDIRSEGTDISINTGVQTVGPSRYPEATWNSAAAYLTSQVTLSKNSLIQGGLRYNFFGLNADFTNNLSFYPLPFEQASLADGALIGSLGWVFSSEDGWIMHVNASKGFRAPNVDDIGKFFDSEPGSVMVPNPSLQAEEAYNVELNVGKVVKEQILLDVTGYYTYLNQGLVRRTSQLNGLDSIFYDGTLSQVLSLQNASFVRIAGLQLGLEYKFLSSWTLQSKLNIQQGIEEMESGEKSPSRHAPPTFGLTRLDFQYKKLRLQFFAEYAGSFSFEKLPLEERGKPELYAKDELGRPFSPAWTTLNFNFQYRFNRLCTLNSSLENITDVRYRTYSSGIAAPGRNLVISLNFNF, encoded by the coding sequence ATGAGGATTTTGCTTATTTTAATTGCTTTCACACTCTCAGTTGCTTCAGCCTTTGCTCAAGTAGTATCCGTAAGAGATGTGCAAAGTAATCAAGCCTTGGAGTTTGTAGTAATATCTTCGGTCAGTCAGCAATTTTTTGTTCAGACAAATGCGGCTGGCAAAGCGGATATTACTCAATTGGTCAAGGAGGGAACTCAGATCCAATTCCGTTTATTTGGGTATAAATCTTTAGTAGTGAGTCTAGAAGAATTGCAAAAGCTGGATTTTCAAGTAGACCTGCAGGCCAGTGAACTCACGTTGCAGCGAGCGGTAGTTTCTGCGACGCGTTGGTCCCAATCTAGGCAGCAAGTTCCCAATAAAATTAGTCAAATCAGCCAAGAAGATCAGTATTTCCTCAATCCACAGACAGCAGCGGACCTTCTCAATATTTCAGGAGATGTATTTATACAAAAAAGCCAACAAGGAGGGGGGAGTCCAATGATCAGGGGTTTTTCTACCAATCGATTGCTGTATGCAGTGGATGGTGTTCGGATGAATACGGCGATTTTTAGGAGTGGGAATTTACATAATGTAATTTCATTGGACCCATTTGCAATTCAGAATACGGAGATTTTCTTCGGCCCTGGTTCAATTATGTATGGCTCAGATGCTATTGGGGCTGTGATGAGTTTTGAGACTTTGAAGCCCATTTTTCAAGAGCAAGAGGTTTTTGAAGTGACAGGAAACATAAGTGTCCGTGGAAATACAGCTAATCAAGAGCGTACAGGACATGCGCATGTGATTTATGGGAATCATCGGTGGGCAGGTGTCACAAGCATTAGTCGCTACGAGTTTGGTGACTCCCGAATGGGCAGAAGAGGCCCCACGGAATATTTACGCCCTAGTTTTGTACAGCGCATCGATGGACAGGATGTTTTGGTAGTAAATCCAAACCCTCTCTTACAAGTTCCTTCAGGATACGAACAGCTTAACCTTATGCAGAAAATTGGGTATAAAAGTCGGCGGAATTGGACTTTCCAGTATGCGTTTCATTTGTCGGAAACCAGTAACTTTCCTCGTTTTGATCGCTTGATCCGGACGCGCCCCAATGGTCTTCCTAGCAGTGCAGAATGGCTTTATGGTCCTCAGATTTGGTCTATGCACCACCTCAATGTACAGCATTCCAATGCAGTCTCCCGATGGTATGAGCAAATCGCTATTAATCTAGCGTATCAACGTTTTGAAGAAAGTAGAATTGACCGAAACTTCAATAGTTCCACACGAAGAGAGCGAGAAGAGCGTGTGGATGCCTATTCGCTCAATATTGATTTGGTGAAAACTTTATCTAAAAATGTGAAACTCTTTTATGGACTGGAGGGAGTGATCAATGATATTCGCTCTGAGGGTACAGACATATCAATTAACACGGGAGTTCAAACAGTAGGCCCTTCTCGCTATCCAGAAGCTACATGGAATTCTGCAGCAGCCTACCTCACGTCTCAAGTTACGTTAAGTAAAAATTCCCTGATTCAAGGAGGGCTTCGCTATAATTTTTTTGGATTGAATGCGGATTTCACAAATAATCTTTCTTTTTATCCACTTCCTTTTGAGCAAGCTTCCCTTGCTGATGGAGCATTGATTGGTAGCCTTGGATGGGTTTTTTCTTCCGAAGATGGTTGGATAATGCATGTGAATGCCTCCAAGGGTTTTCGGGCACCTAATGTGGACGATATTGGAAAATTTTTTGATTCGGAGCCAGGTTCTGTGATGGTGCCTAACCCTTCCTTACAAGCAGAAGAAGCCTACAATGTAGAACTGAATGTAGGGAAAGTGGTAAAGGAACAAATCCTTTTGGATGTGACTGGCTATTATACTTACCTAAATCAAGGCTTAGTACGAAGAACAAGCCAACTCAATGGGTTGGATAGTATTTTTTACGATGGAACATTGAGCCAAGTGTTAAGCTTGCAAAACGCTTCATTTGTACGGATTGCAGGTTTACAGCTGGGACTGGAATATAAATTTTTATCATCCTGGACATTGCAATCGAAGTTGAATATACAGCAAGGAATCGAAGAAATGGAATCCGGAGAAAAAAGTCCCAGTCGCCATGCCCCACCCACTTTTGGCTTGACCCGTTTGGATTTTCAGTACAAAAAACTCCGCTTACAGTTCTTTGCAGAATATGCAGGCTCTTTTTCTTTTGAGAAGCTACCATTGGAAGAACGCGGCAAACCGGAGTTGTATGCCAAAGATGAACTAGGAAGACCATTCAGCCCTGCATGGACCACACTAAATTTCAATTTTCAATACAGGTTTAATCGATTGTGTACACTCAACTCCAGTCTTGAAAACATAACGGATGTACGGTACAGGACTTATAGCTCTGGTATTGCAGCTCCTGGAAGGAATTTGGTAATCAGTTTAAATTTTAATTTTTAA
- a CDS encoding NAD(P)/FAD-dependent oxidoreductase — protein sequence MSHYQILIIGGGTAGITVAAQLRRKAKDLQVAILEPSDKHYYQPAWTLVGAGNYKFKDTERPEAKYIPKGVTWIQDKAVELLPEKSTVNTAKNGAITYDYLVLAPGLIMAPELIPGLKEALGKGVVCSNYTDPEHTWEVLKNFKGGNAVFTQPTTPIKCGGAPQKIMYLAEEYLRKTGIREKTNVVFATPGTVIFGVKEFAKTLNKIVIERDILFKPHYAPIKIDAEKQEITFRYTHENIAQCADTLVDTLGESLVGDSEIVMKFDMLHIAPPQQAPDFVRNSTVSMQEGLSKGWVDVDINTLQHKRFPNVFSLGDVAALPTAKTGAAVRKQAPVVVGNLIHLIRNNSLSELRYEGYSSCPLVTGYSKMVLAEFKYNNVRDSDPLISKFIDTTKEQYSMWLLKKHVLPVLYWKGMLRGKA from the coding sequence ATGAGCCACTATCAAATTTTAATTATTGGAGGCGGGACTGCGGGAATTACCGTTGCTGCCCAATTGCGCAGAAAAGCAAAAGACCTCCAAGTAGCTATTTTAGAACCATCCGATAAGCATTATTATCAACCAGCATGGACTTTGGTAGGTGCAGGCAACTACAAGTTTAAAGATACAGAGCGCCCCGAGGCGAAATACATACCTAAAGGCGTAACATGGATCCAAGATAAAGCAGTTGAACTGCTACCAGAAAAAAGCACAGTCAACACAGCTAAAAATGGAGCCATTACTTATGACTACTTGGTTTTAGCACCCGGTTTGATTATGGCTCCTGAATTGATTCCGGGTCTTAAAGAAGCCTTAGGGAAAGGTGTAGTTTGTAGTAATTATACAGACCCTGAACATACTTGGGAAGTTTTGAAGAATTTCAAAGGAGGCAATGCTGTATTTACTCAACCAACAACCCCGATCAAATGTGGAGGTGCCCCTCAAAAAATTATGTATTTGGCTGAAGAATATTTAAGAAAAACCGGCATACGTGAAAAAACCAATGTCGTATTCGCTACTCCTGGAACAGTGATTTTTGGAGTCAAGGAATTTGCAAAGACTTTAAATAAAATTGTGATTGAGCGTGATATTCTTTTCAAGCCTCACTACGCACCCATCAAAATTGATGCAGAAAAGCAAGAGATCACGTTTAGGTATACCCATGAAAATATTGCTCAATGTGCAGATACGTTAGTGGATACCTTAGGAGAGTCACTAGTTGGAGATTCAGAGATTGTTATGAAGTTTGATATGCTTCACATTGCACCTCCTCAGCAAGCGCCTGATTTTGTACGAAACTCAACCGTGTCAATGCAGGAAGGGCTGAGCAAAGGATGGGTAGATGTAGATATCAATACCTTGCAGCACAAGAGATTCCCAAATGTTTTTTCCTTAGGTGATGTAGCAGCTCTACCAACAGCCAAAACTGGTGCTGCTGTGCGGAAGCAAGCCCCTGTGGTAGTTGGAAATTTGATTCACTTGATCCGAAATAATTCGCTTTCCGAATTAAGATATGAAGGATATTCTTCTTGCCCACTTGTTACTGGCTACAGTAAAATGGTTCTAGCTGAATTTAAATACAATAATGTCAGAGATTCTGATCCCCTGATATCCAAATTTATAGATACCACTAAAGAGCAATACAGCATGTGGCTTCTTAAAAAACACGTGCTTCCAGTCTTATATTGGAAGGGGATGTTGAGAGGAAAAGCGTAA
- a CDS encoding nucleoside deaminase, whose product MHSEHQKFMKMAIDLSREGIRAGVGGPFGCVIVKDGEVVGKGSNAVSSSNDPTAHAEVVAIRDACKSLGHFQLDGCILYTSCEPCPMCLGAIYWARPAKVYYANTKIDAARIDFDDQFIYEELKLPFEQRKIPFQQLMKEEAWEVFEEWKNKSDKTLY is encoded by the coding sequence ATGCATTCAGAACATCAAAAATTCATGAAAATGGCCATTGACTTATCCAGAGAAGGGATAAGGGCAGGTGTTGGAGGGCCGTTTGGCTGTGTCATCGTAAAGGATGGAGAAGTAGTCGGAAAAGGCTCTAATGCGGTATCAAGCAGCAATGATCCTACTGCACACGCGGAGGTAGTTGCTATCAGAGATGCCTGCAAGTCGCTCGGACATTTTCAATTGGATGGTTGTATTTTATATACTTCCTGTGAGCCTTGCCCGATGTGTTTAGGTGCTATTTATTGGGCTCGACCAGCTAAAGTTTATTATGCCAATACCAAAATCGATGCAGCTCGCATTGATTTTGATGATCAATTCATTTATGAGGAATTGAAACTGCCGTTTGAGCAGCGAAAAATTCCTTTTCAACAACTGATGAAAGAGGAGGCTTGGGAGGTATTTGAGGAATGGAAAAACAAATCAGATAAAACACTTTATTAA
- a CDS encoding LytR/AlgR family response regulator transcription factor produces the protein MKIKCIAVDDEPLALELVCKFINQTSFLELKGRFDNAIDALQFINNQEIELIFLDIQMPDLSGMELARIIDGKQAGKKPKIVFTTAYNQFAIEGYKVDALDYLLKPFSYEEFLKATSKAYEFYEKLQFSSNTSPHAGTSDFIFLKVEYQLIKVMLADIMYVEAYKDYVKVHLKSKANPLLSLTSMKNMEELLPASDFLRVHRSTIVNIHHIDSISKNMLQVGDSQLAVSEHYKEGFMKFMDRWMK, from the coding sequence ATGAAGATAAAGTGTATTGCCGTTGATGATGAGCCTTTAGCATTGGAATTGGTATGTAAATTTATCAATCAAACTTCATTTTTGGAGTTGAAAGGAAGGTTTGACAATGCCATAGATGCCTTACAATTCATCAATAATCAGGAAATCGAACTCATTTTTTTGGACATTCAAATGCCAGACTTGTCAGGGATGGAATTGGCCAGGATCATTGATGGCAAGCAAGCTGGCAAGAAGCCAAAAATAGTATTTACCACCGCGTACAATCAATTTGCTATTGAAGGGTACAAGGTGGACGCACTCGATTATTTGTTGAAGCCATTCAGTTATGAAGAGTTTTTGAAAGCAACTTCAAAAGCTTACGAATTTTATGAAAAACTACAATTTTCATCCAACACGTCTCCCCATGCAGGAACAAGTGATTTTATTTTTTTAAAAGTAGAGTATCAACTTATAAAAGTAATGCTAGCGGATATCATGTATGTAGAAGCATACAAGGACTATGTAAAAGTTCATCTAAAATCCAAAGCAAACCCATTGCTTTCGCTTACAAGTATGAAAAATATGGAGGAATTACTTCCTGCATCAGATTTTTTGAGGGTTCATCGCTCAACCATCGTCAATATCCATCACATTGATTCCATCAGCAAAAATATGTTACAAGTAGGAGATTCCCAGTTAGCAGTAAGCGAGCATTATAAAGAAGGGTTTATGAAATTTATGGATAGATGGATGAAGTAG